The following DNA comes from Mucisphaera calidilacus.
CTCAAGCCGGATCGTGCCGATCTCGGCGAAGTCCCCCGCCACCGGATTGAGAACATCACTCACGAGAATCCGAAGGTCACGCGCTCCCTGATCCGAGAAATCAAAACTGCTGAACGCCTCGCCGAACTGCCAGATCGCGACCTGGTCAAGGTTAAGCACCTGACCCAGATCAAACACGATGAACTGCTCGTCGATCGGCTGACCATAGAAGTTGGTCCACATGCCGTCCGCGGCCGAGTCGTACGTCCCCGAGGCGTGAACAGAATCGAGCTCCACACGCTCCTGACCGAGATGACCAACAATGCCCGCCCCGGTCACCAGCTGATCAACACTCCGATCCCCCTTGCGGCTCTCCGCCGAAGAGAAGTCGTAAATCGTCCCCGCGATCAGCGTCCCCGCGGGAACCACGTCACGCTGGTTGGCAAAACGACGCTCAAAGTCCACCTCGAGATCAAACGAACTGCCCGGATCCGTCAGCGACTGATCAAGCGTCGGCGAATAACTGGTGTGACGAATCACGTCGGCATCGAAATCAAACTCCATCAGACGCAGATACCCGTCGCCACCGTTCGACAGGCCCTGGTAATCCACCAGAACCCGGTGAACCGCCAGACCCGCCGCGTTGTAACTGACCTCCGCACGCGTGCCGTGATAGTGGCCGTTCAAGGTCATGAAGACCTGAGCGTTCGGCATCACCAGCTCATCCCAGATCGTCTGAGCGGGATTGCCATACCCGTGCCGAATATACGTCGTGTCTCTGATGTTCCCGTTGTTGTCCATCAACAGGTGCGTCGACAGTATCGCAGGGGTGTCAGGATGGGCGTCAAGCACCGACTGAGCCCAGGCCAGTTCCGCATCCGGAGCATCAATATCAACCGACAGCATCAGAATATCCTGATCACCCATCGATACCACGTGATACTGACTCATCGCGCTGGCCGAGTGACCGCCATACGTAGGCATCGACGCAAAACGACTCGCCCCAAAGTAGTGACGGTAGTTCACCCCGCCATCGCCATACAGATCGTGATTGCCCGGCGTCACCGAGTAATTCATCCCCGCCGCATCGAGATAGCCCATCGAGGTATCGGCGTTCACCCACTCGCCGAGGTTTGCGCCATACTCCACGATATCGCCGAGATGCGTCGTGAAAACGATATTCCGCGATGACGCCTGATCCGCAAGCCATTGCGTCTGAGCATCGAAAGTCTCAGGGTAGAGCTGGGCGTAGTACTGCGTGTCAGGCAGCACGGCAACGGTATAGCTCGCTCCAAATGCCTCCGCCGAAGGAATCAAAGCGACATAGGCCATGGTCATGGTATAGACGAGGTGGCGGGTGCTGATCATCATCAGTATGAACTCCTAGAGTGTCAGGGAAAGTACCTACGTAGAAGTCAGCACAGACCATCGCCTGTGACAGAGATAGCCCACGCCACGCAAGGCGTAGACAACCACCACCTGCCACACTCAGGCAGACCATGCCGATGTGCCTGCAACACAACACAAACTCCAGCCTCTCGACCCGAGCCGCAGGGAT
Coding sequences within:
- a CDS encoding metallophosphoesterase; its protein translation is MMISTRHLVYTMTMAYVALIPSAEAFGASYTVAVLPDTQYYAQLYPETFDAQTQWLADQASSRNIVFTTHLGDIVEYGANLGEWVNADTSMGYLDAAGMNYSVTPGNHDLYGDGGVNYRHYFGASRFASMPTYGGHSASAMSQYHVVSMGDQDILMLSVDIDAPDAELAWAQSVLDAHPDTPAILSTHLLMDNNGNIRDTTYIRHGYGNPAQTIWDELVMPNAQVFMTLNGHYHGTRAEVSYNAAGLAVHRVLVDYQGLSNGGDGYLRLMEFDFDADVIRHTSYSPTLDQSLTDPGSSFDLEVDFERRFANQRDVVPAGTLIAGTIYDFSSAESRKGDRSVDQLVTGAGIVGHLGQERVELDSVHASGTYDSAADGMWTNFYGQPIDEQFIVFDLGQVLNLDQVAIWQFGEAFSSFDFSDQGARDLRILVSDVLNPVAGDFAEIGTIRLEQYVQGEDLVAQVFDLEGAEGVRYVRFEFEDNWGGTGYVGLSEVRFVTGAPVPEPVSAALLGFGLAGVLSRRGCRGA